From Spirochaetaceae bacterium:
AATACAAGCGTCCCGTCACCCACCCGATCGCTCTGAACTGCTCCGGATCGTCAGATCGGCAGTCTCCGTAGTACGGATACCTGAATATTTCCTGCGCTTCTTCGAATCCAATCCCACGTTTCGGATTCTGTCGCAACTCCTCGCTCTTCCGCCGGTCAAACTTGAAGCGCATCAGTAAGTATAGGAGAAACACTGTAGCCTGTCCATAGAACCAAGCACGAATTCAGCGCAAATCGGGCAGAGGGACTTCAAGGCAGACGCGCTGGGGATCGAAATCTACATCGCCC
This genomic window contains:
- a CDS encoding BrnT family toxin encodes the protein MRFKFDRRKSEELRQNPKRGIGFEEAQEIFRYPYYGDCRSDDPEQFRAIGWVTGRLYSLIYEIREDEEGEYYHQVTLWKSTREEQKLYEESS